A part of Tardiphaga sp. vice304 genomic DNA contains:
- the exbB gene encoding tonB-system energizer ExbB has translation MLLKLLSVLAVFALASPLAAQQVAAPPASAQTAPSAAPAPQAIDPSGAETAKGAKAAVAVGVHDLSPWAMFRNADIIVQLVMLGLAFASLVTWTVAIAKTMELTASQRRLKNALKHISESRSLSEAQLALGKKDTVLSVLLAAAMKEGRMSVGISSDAGIKERAASSFSEIMRAEARRIRFGMGALATIGATSPFVGLFGTVWGIMNSFIGISKSQTTNLAVVAPGIAEALLATAIGLVAAIPAVIIYNHFARVTKTYMEYVNRASGAAGRLLSRDLDRTQHGIPHSRAAE, from the coding sequence ATGCTTCTGAAACTGTTGTCCGTGCTGGCCGTGTTCGCGCTGGCCTCGCCCCTCGCTGCGCAACAGGTCGCCGCGCCGCCGGCGTCGGCTCAGACGGCGCCCTCGGCAGCGCCGGCCCCGCAGGCGATCGATCCGTCCGGTGCCGAGACGGCCAAGGGAGCGAAGGCGGCGGTAGCGGTGGGCGTGCACGATCTGTCGCCGTGGGCGATGTTCAGGAACGCCGACATCATCGTCCAGCTCGTCATGCTGGGCCTTGCCTTCGCTTCGCTGGTCACCTGGACCGTCGCCATCGCCAAGACGATGGAATTGACCGCCTCGCAGCGCCGCCTGAAGAACGCGTTGAAGCACATCTCGGAGTCCCGTTCGCTGTCGGAAGCGCAGCTCGCGCTCGGCAAGAAGGATACCGTGCTTTCCGTGCTGCTGGCTGCGGCGATGAAGGAGGGGCGGATGTCGGTCGGCATCTCCTCCGACGCCGGTATCAAGGAGCGCGCCGCCTCCAGCTTCTCCGAGATCATGCGCGCCGAAGCCCGCCGCATCCGCTTCGGCATGGGCGCGCTCGCCACCATCGGCGCGACCTCGCCATTCGTCGGCCTGTTCGGCACCGTGTGGGGCATCATGAACAGCTTCATCGGCATTTCGAAATCGCAGACCACCAATCTCGCCGTCGTGGCGCCCGGCATTGCGGAGGCGCTGCTGGCCACCGCGATCGGCCTGGTCGCGGCGATCCCGGCGGTGATCATCTACAATCACTTCGCCCGGGTGACGAAGACCTACATGGAGTACGTCAACCGCGCTTCCGGCGCGGCCGGCCGGCTGTTGTCTCGCGATCTCGATCGCACCCAGCATGGCATCCCGCACTCGCGCGCGGCGGAATAG
- the exbD gene encoding TonB system transport protein ExbD: MGMSISEGAGDDDLEESHEINVTPFIDVMLVLLIIFMIAAPLSTVDLPIDLPTSTATPVKKPDKPIYVSIKPDLAVAIGENMVKRVDLIRSLDAMPDASKDKPIFLRADRAVPYGDMMDVLELLRAGGYTKLKLVTLEGVPDRGAVPPAPADQPKP, from the coding sequence ATGGGCATGTCGATATCCGAAGGCGCCGGCGACGACGATCTCGAAGAGTCCCATGAGATCAACGTCACGCCGTTCATCGACGTGATGCTGGTGCTGCTGATCATCTTCATGATCGCAGCCCCGCTCTCCACCGTCGACCTGCCGATCGACCTGCCGACCTCGACCGCCACGCCGGTCAAGAAGCCGGACAAGCCGATCTATGTCAGCATCAAGCCGGATCTCGCGGTGGCGATCGGCGAAAACATGGTCAAGCGCGTCGACCTGATCCGCTCGCTGGACGCCATGCCGGATGCCAGCAAGGACAAGCCGATCTTCCTGCGCGCCGACCGGGCGGTACCCTATGGCGACATGATGGACGTGCTGGAATTGCTGCGGGCCGGCGGCTACACCAAGCTGAAGCTGGTGACGCTGGAAGGCGTGCCGGACCGCGGCGCGGTGCCACCGGCGCCGGCCGACCAGCCGAAGCCCTGA